The sequence TGGGTGATGAGGCATGGCGCCCCTCATCTCTACAACCACAAGCTGGGGCTCCTGGCACACTCAGCCTCTCTCAGGATCACACGCACACATCTGTCACACACACAAGGCTGACCCTCCGGCAGTGCTCCGAAAACGGAGAAAATTCCGTGTACACTGAGGGAGTAGCACCAAGTAGGTGGCTGCCAGCTCCTGCCTGCCCCTTCGTGTCCCTTGTCCAGAAAGAGGGGATCCGGAGGGCACCTCGCACCGTCTTTCTGGGCCGCCCCGCCTGTAGGCAGCGGTCCTCAGAGCAGGCCCCTCACGGGGCGGGGCGTGGCCTCACCggaggaggcggggcgggggcgaCAGGGAGGCCGGGGCGCACAGCGCCTCCTCGATGTCCTCCAGGCAGCCGAGCAGGTCCATGTCGCGGAGCACGCGGCCCAGCAGCTCCAGCGTGGCTTCGCGTCGTGGCGTGCGTCGCCGCCAGGCCGCCAGCATGCTGTAGTGCGCCTCGCGCAGGCAGCGCCCGTTCTGCAGCTCCAGCCGCTCGATCTCGTGCTCGCTCAGCCCCAGCCGCCGCACGAACTCCTTCCAGCGCGACGGGGGCACACCGTCCACCACCGCGTACAGCGTCGCCGGGTCGGCGGGATCCGCTGCGAGGAAGCCGGGCGGTGAGCCTCTGGCCGCGGAGGCGGCCCCGCCCGTCCCCTCGCGCGCACGCGCCCTCCAGGAGCTCCACCTACCTGCCCCTGCAAGGAGCTCACCTTCTGGGCGTTGAGTGTGGGTGCTGTCCTCCCACTTCTGAGCTGGGGTGGAGatggggctggaggctggagccGCGGAGAGGATGGGGCCAGCCCCCTGGTAGGGTGGAGCCATCTCTCTGGAGACGGATGCAGCCCTCAAATTAGCCCAGTCGCTAGGAGTGAAGGTGGGGCTGGGAGtgaaggtggggctgggggtgaaggTGGGGCTGGGGATGGGACTGAAGCCTGGACCTGTGGCCAGGGGCTGAGGCTCTCCCtgaaagagagaaggcacagcGTTAGTGGAGGAGAGGACAAACAGCCCGAACCTTCTTTATTTCTGGAGGGGGGTTGGAATTAAGGGTGACCGAGGGTCATTTAGGTATTACAAGATTGTAATGGACAATCAGCGGGAAAGACTGGGGGTAGGTTCCTGGTTTCATCTTACCTCTTTTGTAGGTGTTGATTTCCCacaaactgagaaaaaagaaaccaagcgTCACAAATTTCACTTCCTCTCTCAGCCCTGGCGACCATACCGGGGCTGGCCCTGGGGACTTGTGGTGACATGCTTCAGGGCCAAAGTGGCCCCAGGGACAAGAGACCTACTGATGCATTGTGACCTCTCACCAAGCCATCAGGGCCACCTCCTGCCAGCGGGTCCTCAGCAGCAAGCTAAGGGGACACTCCCTCATTTCCCTCCATGCTGATCCCTCTCACCCACTCaaccccctcccacatcccccagCAGCAAGCTTTCCCCTCCCAAGGGCCCCACTCACCAATGGAGAAGAGCTTGGACTTCCGCCGTTGGTAGCGGCACATTAAACCAATGGAGAAGGATAAAACGCAAATGCCGAAGAAGATCACGAGAGGCAGCAGCACTGTGGTGCCTGGAGGCGAGGCAGATTGTGGTGAGAggagaagggaagcaggaagggcaGGGCTGGCTGGGTAGGTGGAGGGGCAAGGATTAGGAGAGGGCAGGTAAGCATGGGAAGCGGGTTATTTCTCCTCACCTGGGTCCTGAGGGTCCTTAACAGTTTCCACGATGGGTACGCACAACTTCGTACACTCTGTGTTTTTCTTACAGCTGAAAGAAGAGATCGCACAGGTACGTAGGGGCCCTCCCCCAAGAGAAAgacaggggaaaaaggaaaaagaagaaaactccatactgttggAAATTTCTTTGCTTTCCAAACATTTTAGCTATCTcttgaaataatggaaattaaacCTCTCCTGACTCAGAGGAATGAAACGCAAGCCAATcacaaaatcatttccttttagaATTGGAAGTAATCTCAAGGAGGCTGTGTAGAAAGAACTAATTCAAAGCAGTAAGGGGCAGGGTGTGAATTCCAGTCCATTCGTTGGCTGGCACTGTGACTCcaagcaagtcatttaacctgtaagcctcagtttgctcatcagTAAAGTGAGACCCTTACCCACCTGTCAGAATTGAGAAGTGAGATCATTATGCCTGGCATATAGGAAGCACTCGATAAATGGTGGCTGTCACTGAACTGTTGTGAGAATCCCATGGCAAAGAGAGGTTGGAGAGCTTTTTCTTGAGATGACATTGCTAGTGACAATCCCTGACTTTGTGGAAAGAGGGGTCAAACATgcatgtgaaaattttaaaaagacttattttGGGGGGCAGCCAGAGAACACTCTAGAACAAGCACATCTTCCCCCCGCTGGAAGCTGTCACTGGGCAGCAGGAGTAATGAGAACTCCATGAGGGGCTAGAAGGAACTTGGGAAGGTCAATGCTCCGCAGGAAAAGGCGACCTCACAAACTCACAGTGAGAACCACATGGAATGAATGTAAAAGCTCTTTGAAGGAGAAAAGACACttagtagaaaaagaaaacaaatagtttGGTGTTACTTTATAGCTGTACAGCTTTGCCAAGTGGATGTCATTATCCTTACTTTAAAGGTAagaaaactaaggttcagagatgttaagtaacttgcccaaggtcacacataaGTGGCTAGGCTGAGATTTGAACTTGTAGAGCCCTCAGAGTTCCTTCTTTGCAAGCAAGTATGCAAGAACAGACCCTGTGGAGCCAAAAGAAGTGAGGAGGCCTGAACAGAGACTGGGGAAGAAATACCATACTGCCTCAAAGATGCCATCACTAAAAAGCACCATCATTTACatactacatacacacacagagctgCCAGTTAAACCATGATACATCATCAATTGTAAGATGCAGTCTGATTTCAGAGACATGAAAATGTGCGTCCTAGAATCCATGAACTATACGTAGTAGACCCTGTCACCCCAAAATCCAAATGTCTAAGTTCAAAGAACTGCAAGTCCGTGGAGTATGAGCCTCTATTCCCAAAGACTTCTTCAGATTTTAGGAGCAATTCTGGTGGGGGGTCgggagggcaggaagaaggaCTGTCTGGTGTTTTGACACCAACAGTCAACCAGTCAGTAAGAACCAGAGCATCCTGGGCTGTCTCCCTTGCCCTGCTGGTGGCTCTCACCTACAGCCACCCCATTTGCCGCCCCACCCCAAGCCCCCTCACCCGATCCAGTGCCCAGCAGCCAGTGGAGATACTCACTTAACACAAGAGACGCATTCATTCCCTCTTAGAAAGAACCCCGCGTGGCAGGTGCATAcagtattctgtgtctccttgcctGTGGGGAGAGATACAATACAGCTAGAGGAGGGGCACCCTGCACCAAGGACCACAGGGAAAGctaggaggggcagggggcagatgGCCAGAATGGTCCCACAGACTTcgggagtgggaaggagaggaagtgTGGGGTCAGGGGGCTGGGGTACAGAAAGGCAGAGGCCTTTCTCCTGAGACAGGGCCCAccctggggtggggagcggggcCGGGCTATGGAGAGCTGTGCTCACAGGAGATCTGCACCGTGCCGTTGAGGCAGAGGCTGCAGTTTAGGCACTGGAAATGGGTTTCACTCCAGTAATACCGGTACTGGTTCTTCCTGCAGCCACACACGGTGTCCCGGTACACTGTGCAAGGAGATATCTCCACCTGGTACATTTCtggaggggggaggagacagcgtgtgagcacaacccccccccccccaccgtgtgtgtctttctctgtacacGCGCCCACACCCCTGCACTCAATTATGCATGCACATTCCTGTGTTTGCCCTCACACACAGACAGGCGAGCCCACTGCTCTAACACATCCGCCTGACATTCCATTTAGAGCCCTCGCCACCTCCTGAGACTCACCTTTTCGGCATTTGGAGCAGCTAAGGCACTGTCTGAGGTAGTTCTCTGAAGCAGTAAATGTGCCATTTTCACATTCTCTGCAGTCCGTGTCCAGCCCTGGGCCCGCACAGTCATTGTACAGGTAGGTCCCTGTGATGGGGGATCAGTTAGGTTGCAGCGGGAGCTCAACGAAGGAGCCCTATGCTAGAGAGAATAGCCAGGGCCACGCCTCTGAAGTCtgtaagagaggaaagaagggagaaaatcccaGCCCAGAAGAGGCAGCAAAGTTAGGAGCCTGGAGGTCAGAGATCCCCAAGTTCTAGAATatctggaaaaagcaaaggaagaagcaGGACCCCGTAACTGAGGTGATTCACTGTTCCCACTTTCTCCTACCTTTGTGGCACTTCGTACAGCAAATGGAATTATCTTGAGGGTGAATATATTTTCCTTGGGGACATGGAATAGCTCTCTTCTCCCGGTCCCTGAGGTGAGGGACCAGTCCAGTAACCCTTAATGGGTATATTTCCACCAACAGAGCCAGAAGTACCTGGGGAAGAATCAGACAGAGGAGATCCTAtcaggagagggagggtgggaaccCTAGAGGTAGCAAGTTCAAAGCCTTCCCAGCTCAAGTCCTTTCTCAGTGGAACATTGCCCCCGGGCCATTCCTGCTCACACTGGATATCCTTCCTCTAAGCTTAGACAGCTGGCCCCATGTGATCTAGTACTTAATTCTTCTCTAGTTGTTCTGTGTACTAATTTTTTTGTCCCTCCAAGTTAAGACTAGTAGACCCCAGGCCTGGACTgtattttatccttattttccCATAGCAGTTAACAGTGCTGGACACAGGGCGGGTGTTTAAGGAATGTTTTTTTTGGTTGGGAACTGGTTACCTCAATTGGGGCCCTTACTTCCAACAAGGAGCCTTAAGGATATTAATGTGGTGTTTCTCCTTCTGGGTGCTATGTTCACAGTGTGTTCACTTTGTAAACATCCACAGAGGTGAGCAGTTAGATCTGTGCACTTTCCCGGATTGCGTAATTCCAGTAGAAAGGGTATGTTTATAAAATCAGattggagggggcacctgggtggctcagttggttaaagcgtcCAGctagactcttggtttcggctcatgatctcacggttcacgccCCATatctgctctgcactgacagcaatggAGCCCGCTtagctgggattctctcttcctctctctctgcccctcccctatttgcgctctctctctttcaaaataaacaaataaataaaactttaaaaataaataaaatcagattgGAGTGGAAGTAAGTGACGTTTCTGTGGGCACCATTTGTAGGGAGTGGGCAAAAGGAAGAGTTTCTTTATAAATCTGTATCAAAACCTCACTCAGGATTCTGCCCTCAGACCTCATGCTGCATCCCCTTCCACCACTAAATCTGCACAAATACCCCAGGTTGGCCAGGGCAAACGGGGAGGGCAGTAAAAGGGAAAGTTTCAGGGTGGGAATGAGGTAGGAGATTGACAAAGTTTAGGTCCAGGCAGGATTGGAAAAAGGCATGTAGGTTACATACAATGTATGTATCCAGAGGCTGGTGATCGGGCTCAGGTGACCATCAAGTCAGGAGCTGAGGATGGGCTGGAGTCCTGATGCCCTTTGCACACAGGGGCATTCTGAGAGGCACCTTTTACAGCCTCAGGGCAAGCCCTCAGCAGCTGAATCACTTGCCCAGTTCTGGCTTCAGAGCCAGGGACAGCAAAGCCAGGAGTCAGTGTTGAGCTCCAGCCTAGACTTTTTTTCCTTGATCTCTTAATCAGCCTCTTTCTGGCTTTTCCTgggtcttgattttctttttttttccctctgctatAAGAGCTGCTTTATGTAAAGATAAGAGGATGTCCTCAAAGCATGTTAAAATTGGAGAAAAACAGACTAATCTGATCACAGAAACCCCAGTCCGAGACAGGACAGCACAGCAGCCCACAGCCCggtaggcaggcaggcaggcaggtcgTGCTTGCCCTGAGTCACCCTCTGGGAGACACTGCAGCCTAGAAGCTGGAGCCTCAGCCACAATCAGAAGCCACACTGAGAAACAGAGCAGCGGCCAAGGCAGGGCTGCGCTCCCCTACTCAGAGAGCAGTCCCCTCCCTGAGCCACTCCAGCATGCCGTCTCCCCTGAACAAGACAGGGGCGTCCAGGGCCACAGGAATAATTCAGGGTGGTTATGGGAAGAACTTCCCAATCCTGAAATTGTGGTTCCTTTCCCCGAAGAGCTCTCAGGACCCAAGGTTACTGGCACTTGAAATTCCATGCAGGGCCCCCTCCTGCAGGAGCAAAGCCAACCGGCAGAGACAAAGTCAGGAAGAAAAACTGGGGGCTCCAgttctgcctccccccaccccccacagcatTGGTGGGGAGCCTTTCAGGGACCACAGGCCTGTGAGGAGTAAGCTTCCAAGgaaggacggagggagggagggagagaggctttCTCAAGCCTAGCATCCCCCTGCGTCTCCAGCACTTTGGGGGTTAAGTCAGATCCGGGAAAGAGAAATCTTTTCCCAGCAACTCCGCCCAGTGACtcaggccagggagggagggcatcTAGGGGAAGGGAGATAGAACCAGCAGCTTCCCCAGCTCCTCAAGGGTCATGAGTCAGCACGAAGGCTGAAGGGACCAGCCAGCAATGAGAACCCCATCTGAGCCCTTTCTCCTGTGGGCCAGGCTCTCCTTCCAACCCCCACTCGGAGCACActtcctccccccgccaccctccCCTGCAAAAGAGTCGGCAACAGACCCCTGTCCCACTTGGCCCGCAGATTTCGGGAAATGGCCCCCTCTCCCAATCCATCCCAAAGGGAAGTCTCCTCAACCCCTGGCTTCCTCCCAGCGGGTCACTACCCACCCCCACTGAGGAGCCACTCagctctttctccgcccctcagCATCCTTCCTTTAGACCAGGccccacccaggctcctcctccccatccaACCAGTCCCCAACTGACCAGCCCTTTCCCTGGATTCTCACAGGAGGtccctgacaccccccccccccccccgcccctttccaAAAGGAAGTAAACTAAGGCTGCCCTCCCACCCGGGGTTCACTGCATTCCCACAGCCTGACTGATTCTGGCCAGTTGGATTGGGTTTGGGGACCTCCCTGGGGTCCCCAAACAATCCTTAGGAAATAAGGCCAGTTCTGAGTCTCCATAGCCCCTCCCTGCAAGTCCACTGGCAGCACGGGAAAAACTCCAGAGCCCTGAACGCCCACTTCCAGGAGTAAGGAGGCAGGCAAGAAGGGATGTAAGACAGCCAGCACTATTTCCCAGGTCTCTCATAGTCCCCAGCAGTGCCCCAGCCAGCCTGCTCTTGACCCCTCCTAGCCAGGGCCTCAGGCCCCCACCAGTCGGCACCAGCTGGCTCTGGGGAGCCTGTCCTTCTTAGCAGCTGCACCTTGCAGCTGAATTAGGAGGTGAGCTCTGAGAGCAAAGACCCTAGCCAGCCTGCACCTGTCGcctggagcaggggaagggcaggaagctGGGAGGTGCCTGGGGAGAG is a genomic window of Acinonyx jubatus isolate Ajub_Pintada_27869175 chromosome B4, VMU_Ajub_asm_v1.0, whole genome shotgun sequence containing:
- the TNFRSF1A gene encoding tumor necrosis factor receptor superfamily member 1A, yielding MGLPTVPGLLQPLVLLALLVEIYPLRVTGLVPHLRDREKRAIPCPQGKYIHPQDNSICCTKCHKGTYLYNDCAGPGLDTDCRECENGTFTASENYLRQCLSCSKCRKEMYQVEISPCTVYRDTVCGCRKNQYRYYWSETHFQCLNCSLCLNGTVQISCKETQNTVCTCHAGFFLRGNECVSCVNCKKNTECTKLCVPIVETVKDPQDPGTTVLLPLVIFFGICVLSFSIGLMCRYQRRKSKLFSIVCGKSTPTKEGEPQPLATGPGFSPIPSPTFTPSPTFTPSPTFTPSDWANLRAASVSREMAPPYQGAGPILSAAPASSPISTPAQKWEDSTHTQRPEADPADPATLYAVVDGVPPSRWKEFVRRLGLSEHEIERLELQNGRCLREAHYSMLAAWRRRTPRREATLELLGRVLRDMDLLGCLEDIEEALCAPASLSPPPRLLR